TTTAAAACTTGTAAATAATCTAGCAGCTCGCCTAATTCTTCATAGCCTTGCTTAATTAATTCATTCTTCATTCGGTACTGTTCAAAATATGCGAGTGTCGGATTAGCATTCAAAAATTGTTTGATCAATTCAATTGTGGAAGGTAAAAGGTTCTGTTCTTCCAGTTCTTTCAGTAAAGTGACTTGATCGATTTTCTCCATCTTGTCGATTATGAGAATGACGCTATTTATTTTTGATTGAGGGACTTCAAAAAATTGCAGTAACCCTGCCAAAAGCTTGCGGTTATTGAATTGGATCACCATTTCAATATTCAACTTGTTAAATGCATCGATTGTCATCATCATTAGTTCTGCTTCTGCGGATTGGGATTCTATGCCGACAACATCCACATCGCATTGAGTAAACTCTCTAAACCTTCCTGCTTTAATCGGCCCATCTCGGAAGACTTTCCCGATTTCGTAACGCTTAAATGGCAATGATAATTGTGGGTTCATCGCAATCACCTTTGCAAAAGGTATCGTTAAGTCATAACGTAGTGCTAAATCACGTTCCCCTCGATCTGTTAATGTGTACATTTCCTTTAAAATTTCCGCCCCACCTGCATATTTGGAAGCCATTAACTTTGTATAGTTTAATATCGGTGTCTCCAATGGCTTGCATCCATACAATATAAACGTATCTTCTAAAGTGCGCCGTATGTTGCGTCTTATCACTTCCTGATTTGGCAAGTAATCCTGTGTTCCTCTTACGTTTTGATAGTCCATTTTTTTCATATAAATCGAATCCTCCTAATTTTGAGAAATAAAAAAATCGTATAATGATAAAGCTCCAAAACGGCTTTATTATACGATTCAATGCGAAAAAGTCTTCCTATTCATTATTAAAAATTTAATAAAGATAGCAAGACTACTTAATATGAAGATGTAATTGTGTAAACTGCTGAGAATATATGATGCCTTTCATAATGTTCTCCCCCTTTTTTAATTACTACACTATACCGGATGCTTCCATAATGTGTCAACTTTAGTTTCAGAATTTTCTATTTATATTTGTCGGACGTTCTAATATATTTTGATAAGTTCTAATATAATTTTATTTCTTCCAATAAAGTTCTAAAATATTCGACTAATGTTCTAATAAGGGGGTGCGTTGTTCTAATATGACCGTCTGATTAGCTAATATCACTCGCACTTCTTCTAATATCCTGCAGATTTATTCTAATAAAATCCATCTCTTAGATGACTTCCCAATAATTGTTAATTATCTGCATAATTTTTTTATTTTATTTATTAAATGACATGTATACGTTAAAATTGAAAATGTTGGAGGTCGAACTTCTACATAATGTATTTAGTGTAAAGGACTGATGGAATGAAAAGAAGATGGTTGTTTTTAATGAGTCTTCTCGTTGTAGTCGTGCTCTCTGCCTGCTCACAGAAGTCGGAGGAAGAGACAAAGGAACGGGTGAAAATTGGTGTCATGCTGTCTGATGCAGGACTTGGTGATCAGTCGTTTTCAGATCTTGCTTTTGAAGGTCTTGAGAAAGCACGCGATGAACTTGATATTACGTTTGATTACCGTGAACTTGAATTTACCGGTACATATAAACAAGGATTGGAAGAACTCGTTGCTGAAGGACAGGATTTGATTATTGGGATCGGGTTTACAGTCCAGGAGGATATGGAAGCAGTGGCTGCTGCTAATCCGGACGAGCAATTTATATTAATCGACGCAGTGTCTGACCTGCCGAATGTTCATAATATAACTTTTAAAGAAGATGAAGGTTCCTATCTGCTCGGGGCACTCGCTGCGATGAAAACAGATAGTGATACAATCGGATTTATCGGTGGTGTTAAAAATGAAGTAATCGAGCGTTTTGAAACCGGGTTTGAAGCAGGTGCCAAACAAGTAAACCCTGACATAGAAGTGTTATCCGAATATGCGGGTGATTTCGGCGATGATCAGCTAGGTGCTTCGATTGCACGCGATATGATTGAGCAAGGTGCGGATTATATTTATCCCGCTGCCGGCTTTACAGGGGTCGGCTCTATTTTGGCGGCACAGGAAGCCGGTGTACATGCATTCGGTGTGGACAGCGATCAGTTTTTCCTTGCTGAGGATACGATTGTTTCTTCGATGCTAAAACAAGTTGATACTGCTGTTTATGAGGCAATTAAAGAAATTGCAGAAACAGGGACACTTTCGGAAAAAGATAAAGTGCTTGGCATTAAAGAAAATGGTGTAAGTCTTGCACCAATCCGTGTTGTGAATTTAACTGCGCAGGAACAAAAGCAAATTGAACAGTTACAGCAGGAGCTTGCGGACGGTCAAGTGACGATTAAGTAGAAGAAAGGATCGTACAACAGTGAAATTGAAACAGAAAATATTAATGTTGGCATTGGTACCGCTGCTACTGGCTGTCTGTATTATCGGCTATAATATTAGCCAGCTTATGAGCCTGAATGCCTCAACGGAAGAAGTCGTGGAATCCTTAGTTGCCGTTGAGGAATTAAACAGCTCGGTTCAAAGCCTGCAAAAATCATTGAGCGTCTATTCAATCAATGTATCCGAGAACAACAAATATAATATTGAAACGGATTTAGCGCGAACTGAAGAAGTTTATAACGATCTGAAAGGCAGTTTTTCAACAGAACGCCAACGTCAGATTAGTGGACAGTTTGAAGAAAAGTTCGCAAAAATTGCCGAATCGACTGCCGCTTCCCTACAGGAAACAAATGTCGCGGAAATTAAGCGTCAATCCCAGCGTACGCGAGGAATCGTCAATGATGTAATCGAGCTGAAACGCGATGTGAGTGCAAACTATACGGCGATGCAGCAAGAGCTTGGCAATAAAATAAATGCGATTACATGGATTTCCATTATTTCTGCTATCGTGCTTATTATCGTAAGTGTCGTGTCGGCACTGTATTTCACAAACAGAATTGTTGGCCGCATCGGTCGATTAACGACAGGCGCCAAAGAAATTGCTGCTGGGAATTTAAATGTGCAGTTTGAAGATCAGGAGGCTGATGATGAAGTTGGTGAACTGCAAACTTCATTCCGCCAAATGACAGGTAACTTAAAGGAAATCATTACGCATGTATCGGACAGTTCAGATCAGGTTGCAGCATCT
Above is a window of Solibacillus isronensis DNA encoding:
- a CDS encoding histidine--tRNA ligase gives rise to the protein MKKMDYQNVRGTQDYLPNQEVIRRNIRRTLEDTFILYGCKPLETPILNYTKLMASKYAGGAEILKEMYTLTDRGERDLALRYDLTIPFAKVIAMNPQLSLPFKRYEIGKVFRDGPIKAGRFREFTQCDVDVVGIESQSAEAELMMMTIDAFNKLNIEMVIQFNNRKLLAGLLQFFEVPQSKINSVILIIDKMEKIDQVTLLKELEEQNLLPSTIELIKQFLNANPTLAYFEQYRMKNELIKQGYEELGELLDYLQVLNVGESCVFNPFLARGLEIYTGTIYELFLKDGAIKSSIGGGGRYDNAIGGLIGSEEKISTVGISFGLDVIYTAMEQREIHANVAFVDIFIIPLNTEKEAMRLAWQLRQQGNRVEVELSGKKLRKAMEKANRENIRKVIILGENEIQSGRYELKDMQTGDVEQFEIR
- a CDS encoding BMP family lipoprotein, which encodes MKRRWLFLMSLLVVVVLSACSQKSEEETKERVKIGVMLSDAGLGDQSFSDLAFEGLEKARDELDITFDYRELEFTGTYKQGLEELVAEGQDLIIGIGFTVQEDMEAVAAANPDEQFILIDAVSDLPNVHNITFKEDEGSYLLGALAAMKTDSDTIGFIGGVKNEVIERFETGFEAGAKQVNPDIEVLSEYAGDFGDDQLGASIARDMIEQGADYIYPAAGFTGVGSILAAQEAGVHAFGVDSDQFFLAEDTIVSSMLKQVDTAVYEAIKEIAETGTLSEKDKVLGIKENGVSLAPIRVVNLTAQEQKQIEQLQQELADGQVTIK